From the genome of Asterias rubens chromosome 13, eAstRub1.3, whole genome shotgun sequence:
gccagtcacactgcaacgataacgaaaatgataacgatcgagacgcaaagagaacgcattctattggttgaattgctccgcacagaatacgcacacgcttattcaaccaatcaagggagTGCCTTGTTAACGTGAACGTTATCATTTTtgcgttatcgctgcagtgtgactggcccttaaatctcttttgtataGTGTTGGTTCGAAGAAGAACCGGTGTTTCgaagaagaaccggtggttgacagctcaatgtttgttttgatcagtatgctctgatcagcTTCATCAGGAGGATTCAGATCTTTAGAGCATCAAAACgatgagttgtcaaccatcaAGTTCACAATAAGAGTTACATTGTGGTGATGGTGTTTTAGTGCAGTACAAAGTACAGTACACTGGTCATAAGAAACTTCACATTTCATAGTTTACTGCATAaaagcaaaattttaaaaaggagaTTGTGTCCCGTTTATTCAAGTTTACCCCTCTCCACCTGCTATTCAGCACcaacaaaattaagaaaactgtgaaaattggCCAACTTATTAGAGTAGAAGGTCTATTGTGAAAGTTCAGCTCCTGAATTACCACTGGAATGAATTGCTGGCCGAAGTCCAGTACTTTGTTTACCTGCGGCTGAGTAATCAGTGGCTTGTACTCTGTGCTGGTTCTTTTCATAACCTTATGAAACCAAAATAAGAAACGATTCTATGCTATAATAACGACTTCAAATTCATGTGTTGTGTTGAGATCTTATTTTGCATTGTACCAATAAGGAAATCAAAAGTTGCATCGAAATATTCCGGTGGGcgatttgttaaaaataaattgaaaatgtCTTTATGTATGTGTGTTTCTGAACCTTTTCTAAAGTTATGGTCATACTTACGTAATGACcctaaattttttgtttgtaattctatcttaaaacttacttgttgtAATAATGTGAATGGTGGTAGGCATCCTGTGAAAGTATTTTGTCTGAAATGACACCGTTGATTTAGAAATcagtaaaaacatttgaatctgagaaacaattcatgcttTGAGGGTTGGTGTATTTTTGAGAATACTTCGGCTAGAGATGGGGTTTGTACACTACTGTCTCTTGTTAAATGTTGTGGATAATGTGACAGGTTTTCCCTGTTAATATCAACCAGTAGACATTGTACTCAGCTTAAACTTCCACAAGTGAATTTTGCTGTGatgtttcttgataattttgcatTGACAAAAACTTGCGTTGACCAAAACCAAACGATGGGAGAAAGATCTGCTTTTATTTTCTGCAAAGCAAAAATAGACAGTCTACCAGTCACAGATAGGTGGTCTATTTTGTATCATGTAATCTTAtcttctggtaagcataattgttgTGCTTGAGTAGCagagcagctttatgaaactatCGACTCAGTTACCATGATCGGTATTTCTTTGCAAAAAACTGCATATTCAATCCCTAAATGTTATTTGTACCCTCTCTCTATGATGTTACTAGAGAGCTGTGGCATTTAAGATTGGTGATTAGCTGACCTCAGACAGCACAGTGAGACTGCATCTACTTGTTAAAGGTGTCACATATTTTGAATTCTTGGTGAGAGAACTCGATATCAGGGTCAGAGTTCATTGACCTTGAGGGCTGTGGTGGCTACAATCAAGTTTCATATCTGTGCACTTGAGGTACACTTTGTGCAGTACAGTActgtaaactacatgtacaggtgtatccctgtacatgtacatgtagctctctGCTTTAAAAAGGCTGTTTGTAAAGTAGCCCGCCGTGCTAGTAAACTGTGCAGCAGGTTACTTGGAAGTTTTAGTGGCCCTGATCAACCCctgatttaaaaatgttcatatCTTTCTGACGTATTAATTGTGGCAATCACAACCACTTTAATGGTTATTGAAGTTACACACCCTCAAAAATGTATGAAACTACAGTTGTTACattggctgttgcaaactgtcTACATGAACCAACCAAAAGGAATATGGTATTTACGgtatgcaaacaaaacaatttgcctGATGTTTCAATCCTACAAGTCCTGAAGGCCAAAAAAGTGATAGTTTTAAGTAccccacagggcaagttgagaagtggCTTTTTCTAGCCAGTAGCATTTTTTGTACTAAACAATGTCCATGTACTGTACCCAGGGGGCTAGTAAATAgcaacggggggggggggggggggggggggggggggggctcaccAACACTCTGAAATAGGCCTACATTCAGTTAAGTTACACATGACATGTTGATctaaatttacaaacaaaataaaaaaagtcctTAAATAAGTATTTGTTCCCATGTTGATATTTGGTAGTCTCTTACATTCATGTATGAATAAATCAAGAAAGCATGAGTTACAACATCTAACATGTCTGAAAGTGAAACGCAGGCAACATCCCCTCCCACTACGTACACAAACACTAGTTAACActctcagttttgtttttgttttaaatgttcttAAAGGGGAATGCACTCTCCAGTAAAATGTTTTGTGAtcttctgtgatttttttattgtttttttttgtatagattGTCTTACTGTTTTGTGTCATATCTTGGTACTTGGcacttttaaaatttaaataaatgatttGGTAAATTTACCCCAACATTTGAGTTGATTACCATCCAGACTATGCAAACATCCCCTTTAAGCACAGAAGGGACTCTTAGTcagatcatagagcaaggaacagattAAATTTATTTCCCCATGACTCCACCAGCTACCAGTCTGACTTTATACTACTGGATTATTCATATATTTACATATTTATAGCATGTGTGATTCACTACAAAGCATGTCTGGAATGTGGTCTACCAAGTTCACTGATGTAACCTCTGAGATTCTATTTTGGGAGTCTGTCTTTGAGGGTTACCTCATGATTGATGGGCGTAGGTCGGTCTTGCCTTTGCTGAACCCCCCATACAGTGTCGCCCTTTGTGTGTTGACGACCAACAAATATGATGTATAGGTAGGGAGTCTCTTGTGCAGACGATATtaaggaggtttttttttatctcaaagATGATTGTAAGTCTGGCCTTACAGATGCGTCAAgctagccctcacagttggaAACATACCAAGGAGCTTTCCTTATATGGGTTTACTCTCAATGGTGATCCACTCTATAATGATGAAGCGTATTGAAGGAGGATGCGTGAGACGTTGTGGTTGTGTCTTGAAGGACAGGTCAACTTGATCATTCATCTTAGGGGTCAGAGCTGAAACTCTTATTATGTTGATGTACATGTCCGATCAGCTGGAGCATCTTTAAGAAGTAGTAACAGGTTCATCGCCTGGGGGCAAAAATACTTTGTGTTTATATCTTGAGTAATCTTACGTGGTTGTTGCTGCTCGACGACAAAGTGCGGCCTTAAGTTGTTTGCCTTGCTATTTCTCACTGGAGGGAGGGTGTACTGATGATTGTATGTGTAGCCTCCATCTTGTTTGATGACAATCTCATTGATGTAGTGTGAAGATGTTTGCCTGTGTTTATCTCCTGCGTTGTTCTTCTCAACATCACCTTGATCTTAAGGCCAGAACTACGGGAGAGTTATCGGAAGGGAAATTATACCGATGAAGTTTTGCAGGAGAAGGTGACGCTGACAGGGCGGTTTGGACCATGCAGAAATGCTCCAAAGGCCCCTCAACCATCATCGCAGCGTCCTGCCAGGATGTTGCGATCCCCACCGCATCCTTCAGGCGTGTCGTGACCGGCATTATAACTTACAGTGCCGTCTATGTTGATCAGAGGCAGACCCGGGCGGTACACAACTGTTCCAATTGCCTGACGCTTTGTAGCGAGGAGGGTACAGGAGGAAAGGTGTGCCACGCTATCCATTATGGGTTCTGTACGGTGGTGGCATTACCCCCTGGGGTGATCGATCAAAAGAAGAAACGTAATAACTGCAAGAAAGAGGAGGGATGTTTGAAGGTAATGTGTGACACATTCATTTGAGAATCTCTGAATCTGTTCGAAAGAcgttaaaaatacaaacatcatGTAGCCATACCTTAGATGAGAGTTGGGGCTTTGGGCATGTTGGGGTGCGAGAAGTTAGAAGGATTTTTAAGATAAAggtgttttaaaggaacatgttgccttggatcggttgagttggtctttgaaaagcgttctgtaaccgtttgttataaaatgcatatgggtagaaagatgttgtataTAAtataagtagaatacaatgatctacacaaatatgcctcgaaattgcgtggttttctttttatctcgtcgactaacgcagtcggccatttatggaagtatggctgatcgtgttagttcgcgacataaatggaaaaccgtgcaattgtgagtgatacttgtatggatcattatattctacttttaaaacatctttccaaccatatatgcatttcataacaaacagtttcaaacgctttttatagaccaactcgtccgatccaaggcaacgtgttcctttaagtttctATCCATCAGGGATAAACTACGTTTACATGTATTAGAAGAAATTGTGAACTTTGATGTCTGAACCTGAAACTATTAGACTCaagtatttcttcttctttactCTGAAGGTCttatatttgattttgattttactttttagAATATTCGGTACTATAGAAAAACATCTTTTCTTTAGAAATGTTCTGAATGGTGTCAGCTGaggtcaaatttcatggctctgcttaccatgcAAGCTATGTGTACTGATTCCTATATAAGCACATTGTTCTATGGGTCATAATCGCAGAaacatgaaattgggcgctggTCTCTCTGTCAAGTACCATTTACTTGGTGTCCTCTGGCCAACATCAGATTATAAGtttctgccgcttcccaggttgcaTCATTCAAGTTACATAGAAGTGATCCCTGGCTTCTGATTGGCACCGATCCTCTCTAACAAAACTGTTTGAACAACTACAAATGTAagatagggagaccaccaacatagggctagacagctcaggggccaatttcaaacagcgagctgctttaagcaaaaaatttgcttaagcacgaaaatagctcgcttattttacacatgttgcTGGCCAAAATTGCATGCCATATAcgttgcttgtgactggtatttagctgttgtttacttcgcataacaattgagtggagtcttggctggtagtttgattttactaagcaaggattttttgcttaagcaaaattttgtgcttaagcagctctatgagattgggctCAGGTGGTGGAGTGCTGGTTTTTTAATCTGGAGGCCGCCGGTTCAagtcttgctctagtcatcttttctttgttcaacccaaaattattcaaaataactcTTTAACACTGGCAAGAAAAACAACTCAAATATCTGACTCTTTTTGTTGTGCAGAGTGCACTCTATGTTTACATTATGTGCTCACTGTCTgggaattttgtttacatttcatACAATTTATGAGCAGCAATTTGATAATTACTTCCGTATCCTTTATCAACTTATAACTTATCCTacaagattttgtttaaatgaacaaaatcatgtAGGATAAGTTATTAAGTTGATTATGGATGTTTTAAAGCGATTTATAATCATTTTGCCCAGAAAGTGCTGGTGGAAAATGACAacgtttgttattgtttgtgacAAGTTTTCTAATCGCAGCTCACATGTAGCTATGttagcggtctccctattttgtcaatacctttgtttGGTGGTGCGGCCAGGTTGAAGCTATTTTAAAGATCCATTCTAAAATAGCATGTCAcctgtacaatctgtgactaaTATCCTGCTTACTTTCGCTAAAAAAGAATTTGTCAGCACTTTTATCtgcttttataataataataataataataataataataaaaaacatttatatagtgccagatccattaaaaatgctcccaggcgctttacaacaagaaaaatcaaaatcaaaattttaacCACTAAAAACTAGCTTTGAAggggctctatgaaattggaccctctCGTCAACCCCAACCCCCATCCGTCCACTGCCCACTTGCACCCCATGACTAACCCAGATAGGCCATAAATAAATTCCTTCTTACTACTTCATTCCTGAAACAAAATTAGTCGTCCTTGGTGGAATTATGAGTTCATCCACTCCCCATTATCCAGCACCACCAGATGTGTCATCCTGACTAATTCCACACAAATCATGAAAGGAGAGAATAAAAGAGAAAGATAAAAAACGATAgacatgttttcattttgaaaacagCAGCTTGGGGCAATTAGATTGTAGTTTAGAATGACAGCTTGTATTTTGGTTACAATTTATGTCTGCATTGCGGGCGCCTTTCTAATTTCATACATTGACGTGATCGTCGGAGAGAATTCCTTTTTTATTGCTCATTGAAGGAATATTTGATGAGCTATAAATAAGTCGGTGATAGTTCATTCAAACTTGGGTATGAAGTTGAAATCTAGAAATTATTCAAATGCATACAGCAACCTCCTTCAAAACATTAAGTCAAGCGTAATATTTAGTAGCGTTCCTTTAAAAACTATGCAGTCTTCGAAAATGCGCGCGATTAGATTACACGCGCGCGCTTAGATAATGTGATGTTACTattagctatgaattgcgttccgcgtgataatcttgcgcgcccgacacgcggaagccagcttgttataaacagctccagctggtcattatcaaaggtttaaacacccccacgtgacgcgctctccaccaataggagtagagaaactgtctggggtatttatgaatttggtTTAAAAAGCCCCACAGTGCACTCTGGAGCATTTTATTGCTTTTTTCATGATGCTTTATAACATTTCCCAacttttgttgtgtgttttgtcTAGAAATGTGCGCGTATTGGCCCAATAATTAATTTATGCGTTGGGGTATTGAATTTAgaatctgtttttttctttctcagaaTAATCTTAATTATCTGTGCTATATATACAGAAACTTTGTTGTATCATCCAATACTAgattagaaaatagaattagctgttggaaactgctttaccaaccaaaaggacctgcTGTATGGTATGCACAAccaagttaatggcctgatgttttgacattagcacagtctttctcgaaggcaaaatgaaatataaaaacattttttacgtTTTGATCCTTTAGTTCTTCAGGAATCAACGGCAAGCCAACTCCACCGCTCAGAAGATCCATGTGCCCCAGTTCTACTTCCCCATGGGTCGTCCCGTCCCTAGTGAGGAGGCGGAGCAAGTCATCCAGAGGTTGTCTCAGCTCTTTAACGCCTTACCGGAAGGGAAAGCATACAAACATCAAATGGATAAGGTTGCTATGGTAGGGTGACTTTTCTTGGTTTTATGGCTGGTTTTTGAATAGTACATAGAAAAGTGGAAACAACCTTCAAATGTCTCCTgctgatgactagagcaaactagtcgaaacgttgagaccaattaagaactcactccacggtAGGGCAGTTAATagtgatcctataagctaaagtagtagtcccagaagattttctaccttccgctcaggtagtggttaaaaagcaggacagttcttttcagaactgagaagtctcccaaaaaaATACgagaaatctactccgcggtagtagaataaagcaagacagttctttaaagaacaaactctacctggcaagtagatatacacatggtgtttaatactgaatataaatatatataatgtaACCTTGAAATAGCATTTATTTCTGTATAACAGATGGAAAAAGtatagtttgcggtaacaccatgatatAGGCCCTACTTTgttgtgtagatttgttcttgagaacttgtcttgcaaTTTCTTTTACTTCCGCAGAGTATCAATTATACACAAAGCAATCTTGGATGTTGAAGCTTTGTTTTGTGTCTTCCACACCCTTAacattttttacacaaacactAACCCTGAATTGAAATCAAATATATGAAAACAATCTGCTGATAAGTGCGTCCATATCATCTTAGTTATTTGATTGCCGGCTGTAGAAACAATTCAACCCAGTATGCCTGGTATTCTGGTAGTCTGATACCGAATGGTCAATACTAAATAAGCTGATTGGTGATGCATGGTTAAAAGTACGCTGAGAACATTTGGTAGTACAGATGTGCAGATGACAAGTTGGTAATAGAAGAAAGATTTCTGGTAAACTGTTGACATTTCTGCTTATTTAAAGGCACAGTGTATCTTGGTTTTTTGGGGGAactgtttaattgttttaaagacactggacactattggtaattgtcaaagaccagtcttctcacttggtgtatctcaacatttatgcaccaaataacaaacctttgaaaatttgagctcaattggttgtcgaagttgcgagataataatgacagaaaaaaacacccttgtcacatgaagttgtgtgctttcagatgcttgatttcgagacctcaaattctaaatctgaggtctcaaaatcaattttgtgaaaaattacttctttctcgaaaactacattacttcagagggagccgtttctcacaatgttttataatatcaacctctccccattactaataatcaagaagggttttatgagtaattaccaatagtgtctactgcctttaatcctacataataacaataaaactaacctgtgaaaatttaatttcaaaagacgGTAGCACTTTTGAGATATCATcgaaaatctggagtggttatgtccacgcagggagaataatctgcaattggaatacacaatctgagaaacgtttctgtcaGTAGAGCTTCtctgattcaaattttggaggGTAAAATTTGATACCATTTTCCATAACCATTACTtcaaaagtgaaatgattctcaagaTGCTTTATACCACCCAAAGCTGGtgtaaataagtttttattgccattaattgtaAGAGTGACACCAAAGCGTATATCTTTCCTTTAATCTAAGCGGTCAAGCATGGGTAGTTGGAAGATGAAAGTACCATCTGGCACGAATTGAAGAAATCTAATTGAGACTTGATTTACAAAAATTACCGAAGTGTTCCATGGCATTGAAGGATGATCAGCATGGTTTGATTTGTAGGTCTTCTTTAGTCCCTAGCCATGGCAGATCtggagttatttttttttccatctaTACTAGACGTTACGGACGAATCGTCAAGCGTGGTTTCTTATGGCTACTCAAATTTCAAAAGAGCTGCGCTACAATAAGTTGGTTCTGTCTAAGAAGttcttataatttttttattgtacattgtacaaaatCTAATGTTCAGGGAGCatctttaaagaccctggacactattggtaattgtcaaagaccagtattctcactttgtgtatcccatcattatTCGTTTAGCAATGCTGTGAAAACTAGTGAATCCAACGGATTGGTTCACGAGTACGTGCTTGAATATTTTCCgatccaatgggagactttttagACGCTGTCGGCAGCAGACATCACAGCCCTTTTTTGTTGCTTCGATCGTgcgcgcacatgctcagtattgctcGCGCCCCACTGGCAAGAACTGTGCAAAAGGATTGTCAAAAAATAtgcctttaaaacttttctATCACTACGACTTTTAAGATGCACCAGTCAAATTATTATGAAAACTGTCTGAACTTTTTTCCccattctttttttcttaatttacaTATTTATGTTTTTCGAGGTGAGGaaggtatttgtttgtttatttgtttgatagATCTATGTAACATTTAGATAATTAACATTAATCAAAGTTACATCTGGCAAGATTTTTGCCCGCATGAAGTTCACACCCCCATTCAGAGTGCATTGTACTTTGATTAACCTTTGCTTGTTAATGTTCTTTACAGGCGTGCAAATGCCCAAAGTATTGGAAGATGCCACTATACGCTGCCGCTGAAGGAGACAGTGTTGGCTATGTCACATCACAGATGTTCTTAACCATGTGGAAAAGGTATAAtacattaaagggacatgttaaaatgtagctccacatattttaccttgcaggaaaaaatactgagcgctttgaaaCGCCCCAAGAGGGTGCGATAAAACGCTAATAAGAACCTAGTattatgttgccttggattggcgagttggtcaatgaaaagcgattgaaataatttcttatgaaatgcataatgattagtaagatgttttaaaagtagaatataatgatccacacaatgtacctcgaaattgtgtggttttccttctactttgcaaactaacacggtcggccattgactCCACGATttgcgtgccgtgttagttcacaccGTATAAGAAGaaacgtgcaatttcgaggcatatttgtgtggatcgtttaattctaattttaaaacctctttctaaccaatatgcattttataacaaacagttactaTGCTTTTCAAACACCAACTCGCCGatcactggacacatttggtaattgtcaaagactagcctttacagtttttgtatctcaacatatgcataaaataacaaacctgtgaaaatttgagctcaatcggtcgtcgaatttgcgagataataatgaaagaaaaaaatacccttgtcacacgaaattgtgttctttcagatgcttgatttcgagacctcaaattctaaatctgaggtctccaaatcacatttgtggaaaattacttctttctcgaaaactattacttcagagggagccgtttctcacaatgttttactatcaacccctccccattacccgttaccaagaaaggttttatgctaataattattttgagtaattaccaatagtgtccactgcctttaatagcaacatgtaatggtttacaaggtgctgtggctcaATATGCTGAGGATCAAACCAGGAATATGATCCTTTCTCATACGGGTGCTCAGGAAGTTCACAAATGCTACGGCAGACTTCTACGGAAGCTAAGCCCCAATGGTGAACTGGTTTTGCTGGATCTTTTTTGCCAGATGGAGGGCCCGGGATCTGAGACTGTGATTTTGTCAGTAATGCTAAGCTGTTAGCACTTGGGGTTATACATAACTGCTGAAAAAACAGAGGCACGTGAAAGAGGTTGCTCTCATGGAAGCGGATGAGTTTCTGATGCTGTGAGGGATGAGGCGGTATCAGTTTTTTAATTGGGAGGAGGGAGAATCGTTCTTAGGGACAGATGGGTTGATCTTTAGAAGGATTCTTTTTTC
Proteins encoded in this window:
- the LOC117298384 gene encoding serine/threonine-protein phosphatase 2A regulatory subunit B'' subunit beta-like isoform X2, with translation MQKCSKGPSTIIAASCQDVAIPTASFRRVVTGIITYSAVYVDQRQTRAVHNCSNCLTLCSEEGTGGKVCHAIHYGFCTVVALPPGVIDQKKKRNNCKKEEGCLKFFRNQRQANSTAQKIHVPQFYFPMGRPVPSEEAEQVIQRLSQLFNALPEGKAYKHQMDKVAMACKCPKYWKMPLYAAAEGDSVGYVTSQMFLTMWKSLTRDCHDDAARFFRLIAKRGCNYIEPEDFYSFMQDVVDTHPGLTFLIDAPEFHSRYVHTVSANIFI